The stretch of DNA tcgaggaaggctataggctaaataacattacgctatgaccaatacgagcaaagacagagcggtaaatgtgtaaaaaacggggaaaattattcatttttgaaggctttctttgcgtgcgctgcgaaaacggttcaagatacacaaaaaatatgtatgaaagaattattcctctatacatgatctaaaaaaaagtccgcgacggcatatgtctatcttttaaggtttagtcacaatgaccgtttttatggtaccaaatttggtcgaaataatttgtttaagttgtatcaacataataatattaatctttattcaaatataaatataaatatgttgttggttaagagtacttcatctatacttataataaatctgtagagaggtcaattctgtacattaaatattttttcaaaataactatcagggggtgataagtggtcgatactgatgccaaaaatgcaatcagtaaaatttttgtctgtctgtctgtctgtctgtctgtatgttccttatagaaacaaaaactactggacggattttaatgaaacttggtacaattattcttcacactcctggacaggttatagtatacttttcatcacgctacaatcaataggagcagagtagtgaagggaaatccttttgtatgaaaaatctaaaccactcaagttagacgtttgaaatttggcatgcaggtaccttagataccgtagaggtgcactaagaaaggaattcccgaaattcctacgggaacgggaattagcgggaaaatccttttgtatgaaaaatctaaaccactcaagttagacttttgaaatttggcgtgcaggtaccttagataacgtagaggtgcactaagaaaggaattcccgaaattcctacgggaacgggaattagcgggaaaatccttttgtatgaaaaatctaaaccactcaagttagacgtttgaaatttggcatgcaggtaccttagataccgtagaggtacactaagaaaggaattcccgaaattcccacggaaacgggaattagcgggaaaatccttttgtatgaaaaatctaaaccactcaagttagacgtttgaaatttggcatgcaggtaccataggtaccgtagaggtgcactaagaaaggaattcccgaaattcccacgggaacgggaattagcgggaaaatccttttgtatgaaaaatctaaaccactcaagttagacgtttgaaatttggcatgcactttagtaaacttaaagcttagttgcaacaggatattataaaattcccacgggaacggtagttagcgggaaaaacatttgtatgaaaaaatcaaatctaaataaaaggagaaactgactgactcagtgactgacatatcaacgcatagcctgaacggctaaacgtaggcatttgaaatttggaagggacatagcttaggtaccgtagaggtgcactaagaaaggaattcccggaattcccacggaaacggaaatttgcgggaaaatccttttgtatgaaaaatctaaaccgcttaagttagacgcttgaaatttggcatgcaggtaccttagttaacttaaagcttagttgcaacaggatattgcaaaattcccacggaaacgggagtaagcgggaaaaaaacatttgtatgaaaaaatcgaaaccgcgtaagatagatgttttcaattcaattcaattaaattatttattgcattccatgtagtacaatggggtgttacataggcataggaactaaaacatggaccctgtagggcacagcaacgttgaagggaagagaggaagtgtgtattaaaattaaaactcaatgaacaatcaattaaaaaaaaatcaattcaatcaattgattcaatctaacatgcatgcataccttagtaaatataaagtttatttttggctgtattttgaaaaatgggagtgattgggaaaaaaaattatgaaaaaatctaaactgcataagtatgcactcccacacacacaaagatctctctcttatataacacgccacgcggacgaagtcgcgggcaaaagctagtttcatggataacagacatacctacgtattcttttatctttgtcattgggtataaatgatgaccctttttattacaccgcaCAATTACATCGTCCACCCCTTATTTTGATGGCGcaacgacttggatgctttgcTGGAAAGCTGGCCGGAGGAAGTACTTAAACACTTAcatttgtatgttatatatttatttgcatgtatttataggtaagttgtacttatagtttgtacccgcaatctttcaattattttttttttacatttttcctcaccttacggttgtctggaagaaatcgctttaagcgataaggccgccgttTGCCATGTAATTAGTCTTAACTAatagactttttgtaattatttatttttattttggtgcaataaagtgtatttgtattgtattgtattgtaaacacGTCACgttacattgaagcaattcaacaaaaacaaaattgcaatttgtATTTTAGTTATGTCCAATAGCAatttaattctatacataatatgatccaaatatcaagcaacaattgtttttatatatgcttctgtgattacttacattgtattttggaataattaggTACCCGAGTAGgtaatgagaaaatacaacgaaatctaagtaagtatattgtttttgaagaacaatacaatacaatacaaatacactacaAGAACGTACGTATACAAGAACGTAgatggaaagtctctcattagcGAAATAAATGATGTCttggtaattaattaattattttacttttgcaCGCAAgtattatttagtaaaataattaatcaattCCAAGAATCgattattgtaaataagtataacatttacaatattagttaccgggtgagagcctttagcgctccctatttgtccggctaagtagttaatgccatctgcaccACGAAATGCCAAATCACGAAatgataagtcacgtcaaaaaaaaaacaatattagaaTCTACGTATGGAATCACCTCTCTTATCCAAAATAAGGcaaatatagggtgttagttacatcgtcacgaatactaagggggatgattcagaccatgattctgagttaatataaagtggaactttccgtcgatATTATCCTGATAAGTAGAAAGATCATAAAAAAGGAACTGGAGTCAACATACCATCAATATATTGTATGAGCCTCTTGATCCGACCCTGTCGCCCGCAGATGGTCAGTATCTTCACGCCCTGCACGATATGGGAGAGGAGCAGCACCGCAGCATCCACCGTGCGCTCCGTGTCACCGAATACCTTTTATAAAGGTATGTTTTTAAGCGTAATTAGAAACGCTTCTCTGGTTATGATTTATGGTACGGTATTTTTGTGTCAATACGCAAAATTAAAGCATGATTTATTACTTACCGTAAATATGTAAGCTATTTCAGCTGCTACCgtacacaaaaacataaaaaattggAAGGATAAACCGAAAAGCTTGTAGAGAAATGGATATTTCAAGTCGTCTGGCATCCAAACGCCTGTGTACTTCATAATAGCAATACTGTTTGCCAAACAATCGGATTGCTTCATTTTGTTGCTTAAAACTTTATAGTAGGCGCTTTACCAATTTCTCTTGCAGTCTCGTCGGTGGCTTTTCCTTTTGTAAGCCACGTTAACATAATTAGGTGTGatttaattactttattataGCGTGAATCTCTCAGTATATGTAATCGTTGTGTAATTATCAAATAATAACTCGAAGTGACACTGTAACGTGTAATTTGCAGCACAGAAACCAAGGAATGTGTAATTTTCACATTATAAATGGATACTGGTCACAtttcctttgttttttttttaatttttattgttattgtaggAAATAGATAACTAGGCGGACTACATTATGAAGGCAAGGCACTTTACTCGTGTTACACGTGTAAGAAACTTTAAAATTGgaatggtaaaaaaaaaccagcccacagatttttttttcgccCATAGACTCCGACCACTGATTTTATAACTAAGTAACGGGAAATGAAAGAGCTGCTTATAAACTTCTCCTATCGTTAATAATTCTTATTAACGCCACCTAAATATTCCGAAACATCAAGTTGCCTTATATACAagatgttactgacatcgtaacgaaaattttgaggggatgattcagaccatgattctgagttggtatcaagtggaattttccgtcgcaaaaatatggaactgaaaataattaaaaatacaacacaaaaattttcataaatgttccgacaagaaattccatttgatatcaactcagaatcatggtctgaactatcctcctcagtattcgttacgttagCTACTTGAATGGATACCTGTAGAGTgtaggtacttgtacggggtgtaagtgtcatcgtaatgaacaccgagagggatgattcagctcattattcagagttaatatcaagtggaatttttaagcgccttctgatgtgattttctttaacaaaacgtCGATTTGTTTcaattaatatacatatatacgaaTAAAAATTGGCCGCAGTATGGTAATGATTTCCCACAATCAACGCTTTTAgatatcggcccactagggtcgcaAATTTACACCGTCTCGGACGACGCTTTGAACCGAGGTGCGCCTCCAACTGGGGGAtgaaaatgccacatcgaagcaattcatctttaaAGTAAtacttattgctatttgacatttgtgtctGCTCTTCTCCTGGCGGCTCTCGTCCTCAACCGGCGGGGTAAAACTCAATTATGTGTCAAAATTAATCAGTAGGAGGCTTTTtggggaacgggacagttgctttcttcattgaataatctaaataattaatacgaaggggtgttttgtggttaatgatcgcattaagttagtcggaagacatccGCGAGCGTTATTAtttcggagtattcaataaacaaagtgtatctgcctattttcgcttcgtgccaagaagccgcttcataactcgaaagtttatgcggacttttgagttaattcgtttggggttcggagtaggagtctactccgagggtgggggcttaggtttcatcatcatcacctttcatcatttaaaaaatacgtaagacatggctgtatgggcatagttcctttTGCCTTACCCGTCGGGGAAAACCATAATCAGTAGGACGTGCGCAATTACGAATTTGTATAACCAGCGAGTGCATCTTGTCTTGAGTAATGTTTTTTCGCCATCGACGACTGAGTAATACCGAACTAATTATCCTTATCAGTAATCATTAGGGAGAACCTAGCGAACACACATCATTAAAGACATAATTAGCGAACTTACCTGTAACTCCCAATTTATTAATCGACTCAATCCTTTCAGTAATTACTAAGTAATTTATTGAGTTCCACCAGGAGTGGGGCAAACCATATAAAAAGGACGTCTTCGGAAATTTACCGTCATTCAACGATAACATTTTGCTTTGTGCACATCAACTTTTTAATATATCCTATCTCTTTCAAAATGCTGCACCGCCATTATACTGTTGCCTACCGTGCGCTCGACAGCAAATGGGGAAGTCCAGTAGACTTGGATACCAGTCAAGATTCGATGGCTATGCCCTGCCTCCCTGCTATCATTGAGAGGCCATCGACCACGTTCTCCTCCGAAGAATACTTGAAGAAGATCCGGAGGCGACCGAAGCCTTActctcgcaaagaagaagttgCAACCAGAAGGAAGAGAGATTCCTTCTCTAACATCTCTCTTGCAAGATATCAAAACGCAAAGTCTATAAGTGAGACAAGTTCCGAAATGTCCATTGCCTCTGCCTCGAAGGAAGAACGCAGTTTGATGGAAGAAATGACTACACTATTTGAAGATTTAAAGAAGCCATTAGATGATTCTATTGAAGAGGCTCAAGATGATGTAGTAGAAGATGTGGTGAAGAAGCGCAAAGAAGAACTGGACAACGTCTTTAAGAAGTTAAAGAACAAAGCGTATGCTTATGTTGAGCAGAAATATAAGCATCACTCGTAGTGTTCACTTTTTTATTCGTAATTGTAATTATTACGTTTCatgtaaaggccggtcataggatgggtgaccacaaaaaaaaagttttcatctcgagctcctccgtgcttcggaaggcacgttaagccgttggtcccggctgcattagcagtcgttaataactacaaatacgcactgggcccgccgtggtggtttaaggcccgatctccctatccatccatagggaggcTAGTGATGTGATGTAAAATTGTATAGAGTTTTTGCAAATTACTTGTATCTATAATTAAGCGAAgtattaagttatttattaaataaaatacataaacaagtatattccatccaactacaattgtaacaacacacatattattaaaaacaaaacattaaaagcaagcaaagtatttattaaaacaaattatttaaattaaaaaaaatacaataaaaattatgtatattttaaattatttacttttgttttttgatgtatttattttgtaaatattaactTCTAcgaattatttcaataaattattgCTTTAATTAAATTCTCAGCATTATTATTTCGTACATAAATATCAGAATTAACGCCTCTTGCGCgtacttttatattaatattatattttttattaattactttcgTCATTATGGTAACTTATTCAAATGAAACAACACAAATCAAtgttaaatgttttataattgaCAAACTAAGTacagttaaaatatttacatcaACATAAATACAGTAAATATTATGCAGGCAAGttcattttacaataaatagATTTAAACATTTCATTAAGAAAATACACAGTACATTATATatctaatttaattaattattattattaaacatacgGCTCGAAGTATTTTATAGCAGTCGTCATTGGCTTGTCGTTGATTTTGTTCGTTGCTAAGTTATTCTTGACTCGCATTTTAATATCCCTAGGCTTCAGAACATTCTTGTGGTTGGCACTCGGCGGTCTCAAGCCCAAATAGCTCTTGCTTGGCGTAAATATAGACTTAGAACTAAGACCAGATGATTCGAGGAAGAAGTCAAAAGACCCCTTAGTTTTCGCGTTTGACTCCGCGTTGTTCAGGATCATTCTTGGCTCGCATTTCACAGTGTTATACGAGCCACTGTTGCTCCCTGAAGAGTTGCTCGACTCGATGTCAGAATTCCTCACAGATTCAGTCTCTAAATTCTCTATATTAGAAAGGAGATCAGGCTTATTAGACAGCTTTGCGTTTTTTGACAAGCTTTTGGTTAAATTTTCATTGTCAAGAAAGGACTCgttttttacattttcaccgTTGTTATTAGGCTGGTCTTTCTCAGGTACGATTGTGAGCAGGTGCTCTGTCACCACGTCCGACATGGAACCATCGCTGCTTCCAGAGCTGATGCGATATTCCTCCGCCACTATACTACCCAACTCATCGTCTATCTTAAACTCCTCAAAATTTTGCGACAAATCGAACTTGTCTATGTCATCGAAATATTCAGCTTTATGGAGCTCGGCATTGCTAGCCTGAACTTTTTCAGACCCATGACTAAATTGATTGTCGAGTTCGGTCAAATTTATCTGCTTAGCGCCACTCTTTCCTCCTTTATTGATTTCAGAAAGTATTGAAGACACTGTGTTACCCATTTGGATTGAAGCACGAGGGTCCAATTTTGGTTGCAGAGGGTGCATGTTGAAGTTAGTCAAGTAACTCTCAGTTGTTTGTTGGAAAGAGCGATTTTCTTCATTTGGCTTTTCGTCCTCGTCGGGGATGATGATCTCCGTCACCTGCGGGAGCTTGGGGATATCTTTGTCGCTGATCTTGTTCTGGATCCGCGGCAGGGAGACAACCTTGGCGACGCTGTTCCTCTGACTAACAGCGTGTATCGGGTACTGTTCGTTGTGTATCTCAACCGTTGGCTGTGTGAGTAGCAACTCTCTCTTCCCGTGGCTGACTACTGGAACATTTATCTCTGAAATGGAGCAGTAGTCCGGTTCTACATTGTTAATAGTTGCTACTTGTCCCACTTTTCTCATCTTAACATCTGCAACCCGTTGGTTAGCCGCAACGGCTTCAGAGTCTATCGGTTCTATCGCTGGTTTGACAGAGTTTTCAGCTTTCCATTTAGCTGACAGGTTCTTTGGCTTAGGTGGCAGAGCAGGAGGAGTTCGTGGTACTTTCCTTTTATTAAATATCTTCATGGCACCGAGGTCGTTCTCTGATTTTCTTTCAGGAGCATTATTGCTGCGATTTTCAATATTGGCAGCAATGTTCTTAACAATAGAGCCTCTTATTTTGGGAGCATTGTCTTGATTATTAATCGGAATGGCCGGTACAGTGCGAGGCAATGGAATAGGTTTAGATTCCGCAGTTTTTGTAATGATTGGTTCATACTCATTACTGTAGATACTTTGTATCTCGTACTGGTATCCCTGAGCAGTGTTCGGTACTTCATAGCTGTGTTCAGATGCGGTCTCCAAGCTGAATTTGACAATTTTATTTGACCGTTTGTCTGCACGGGGCAGGGTATTgttactgttattattattccttacttTCTCGTCGTAAGAAATACTGTTCAGAGTTGAGAACTGAACGCGTTTTGTAGTTGTTTTTGGACTTGGAGCCTCGCTTGACTTAGAATTGTCATTGCTGCTGTCATCTAACGAGTTTTGTAGTAATATTTGATTGACACATTCTAGGACggggttatttttgtatatttcatTAGATGGACTGTCGTCAGCATCACTTGTGCTTGCGTACCAGTTTTCATTGATTTCAGCGGCAACTGGAGGTTTATTTACATTTgcttcaatattattattcttatcatCAAAACGAGTATTGAATCTGTCATTGTTATTTTTCAGAATGTTATTGCACAATACTTCATTCTTAGCAGATACGATTTCAGCGTTAAGAATGCCGTTATTGAAAACAGGACCTAATAGATCATCGGTGGATTTAGATTTAGCATTATTCAACGCTGTTCTTTGGTCTAAACAATCTGCGTCTTGTTCTGGGTCACTCACATTGCAGTACCAGGGCTTTTCACTTCCCTCTTCTCTCAAAACATTATTCAAGAATAGTTGTCGATTTGCCTTAATTTCGTCAGATCCCTGTCTTTTGATTCCATGTAGCCTCTCCATTTTAGTAGAGTAAGTTTTATCCGAGTCACTGGAGGGGATTTCTGGTTCCTTCTTAGCGGCTTCACCGATAAGCTGATCAATTTTTAGAGACGCTCGTCTGATGTCTTTAGCGATTTGATTTGCAGTTAAGTCATTGTTTACTTGATAGCTCATCCCAACACACTCCTCAGCACTGCTGCTATTATTTAGCTGGTTATTGTAACCCTTTTGGTTATCAGAAaacttgttattatttttccttCCTGAGTACTTTCTGGATCTCCTGAAGACGTCTCTTCGGACGAAAGCTTGTTTGTTTTTGATGAAAGTACCTTTGCTTCCAACACTCGTAGTGTTGCCCTCTTCACTTGAACTTGTATTGCCATATACGACGTCATTTTTCGGCAACTGGAAGCTTTTGCTGAGCCTAGTATTCTTTTGGAAGACGGGTGGAGAATTTCTTTCGCGATAACTACAGCTTCTCACGAATGAGTTTTGGAATCTTGAGTCCGTGCTTTCTAAGCTTTGGAACTCAGGGTCGGTCTCTATGTTGGTTTGTTCGCTGGTGAACCCGAGGAGTTGCTGGCAGTTGCTGCAGTAGGATTTACGGGCTTTGAGCTTGGCGATTTCCTCTTGTTGGGATTTGATGATCTTTTCCTTCTGCTGTAGGGCGACGTGGATTTGCTTCTGCTCTCTGGTGAGGCGGGACTCGAGGAGGACTAGAGAGCGGAGGACGAGAGCTAGCTGGTCTTGGCGGAGCCTCCGCTCCTGTGCTGCTCTCTTGTCTCTCGCGGCGAGTGCTTGTCCAGCCTCTACCAACTGATGCCGTTGCTTCAACACTGACTCCGATTGCTGCTGCAGCGCACTCCTCACCGCATCTAACTCGCGTCGCAGCTCCATAGCCTCCGAGCTGCTATCCATCTGCAATAGAAAAATGCATCAATTAGAATCGTGACTATCAACATAAGcatcctaattggggtaatcagaggtaagaaccctcaacgagctttctgttagaccaacgtgataggtggtgagccgtatatcCGTCTATTATTGTGgaactaactgtgttagtgaaaactgcacttaagacaaattaataacctattggtgcaagtccagtgccGGGGTTGGAACCGGCGCTGCCCGTGAGGATCACTCGCATCAATCTATCATTCATTAAAGTATGTCAATAGATACAATCGACGATTTAGCTCGCAATTTCATCAGTGAACTTACACGATAACACATTGTTGTACAAATCAAAATGCCAAGAACGATTGCCACACGTTCcgttaagaaaataaatagtctAAATAAGTTTTGTGAATTGAAGACACGTCTTCTTGTCGAGAAACGAACTTCGCTAATGGTTTATTAACAACTTCAATCGTAGCCAATACAGTAAGAATCAAAGTCCATAGTTCGATTTGTTGGTCACCAGGTCATCAGTTCGAATTAGAATGCGGCAATGAAAGCGGCGTCGTCGGTTCAATGCATCGGATGCGCACACGCATGTGTAAATTCAATGTAAGAAATAAACGATTTGTCATCAGTAAATTTTGTTTAGGTACAAAGTCCAACACGtaggtaatattttattgtttactaTTTACACTACAATTAAACACATACAGAagatcacgcccatttcccgttggggtaggcagagactatggaattccatttgcttcgatcctgacatacctacttcacttgcttcctccacattcatcaatcgttccatACAGGGTATGCCGGTACAGatcaaattaaatacctacactaaaatacgtcaaaacacacaaatacatagaaaaccataaaataaaaaatactttatttcggacaattttACATCCATCTTGCtgacaaatataaaacacaaaagaaaaagttagttagtgaagataaattaataactaattggtGAGCAAGCCCATGaaccacaggactacagtgactGCGCGTGAGTGTTCAATTGGGCCCTATATTCCtatcataaacaaaaaaatcgaATCCACTTCTAGAAACCGTACCGTCTCAATTTCATAGCATTTCAACATCTGAAACActtattatgaaattataattacttatgaaCAGTGGCGCTTGCGATAATAATGATGGATACGTATTGCGCATGCGCCGACCTTTGCCCggtttgatattttatgtaagtaagtatgtaatattgtttaccTTCCGTAAGTGATATATTTACAGGTCAGCTTATTATTTTGAATGTCATTTCGAGGCTAGGCAGTGCGTCATGAAAGTCcacttttaattaattaagtacgtaACTAATATCCTAtcctaatggggtagtcagaggtacatctatcgcaagatgaaggtgcccacacctcaccgagctttaaaAAACC from Pectinophora gossypiella chromosome 3, ilPecGoss1.1, whole genome shotgun sequence encodes:
- the LOC126380016 gene encoding general transcriptional corepressor trfA-like; this encodes MKFSTGSSSSSLASDSLSRKSTLCIYTEVVDAPPPCERMDSSSEAMELRRELDAVRSALQQQSESVLKQRHQLVEAGQALAARDKRAAQERRLRQDQLALVLRSLVLLESRLTREQKQIHVALQQKEKIIKSQQEEIAKLKARKSYCSNCQQLLGFTSEQTNIETDPEFQSLESTDSRFQNSFVRSCSYRERNSPPVFQKNTRLSKSFQLPKNDVVYGNTSSSEEGNTTSVGSKGTFIKNKQAFVRRDVFRRSRKYSGRKNNNKFSDNQKGYNNQLNNSSSAEECVGMSYQVNNDLTANQIAKDIRRASLKIDQLIGEAAKKEPEIPSSDSDKTYSTKMERLHGIKRQGSDEIKANRQLFLNNVLREEGSEKPWYCNVSDPEQDADCLDQRTALNNAKSKSTDDLLGPVFNNGILNAEIVSAKNEVLCNNILKNNNDRFNTRFDDKNNNIEANVNKPPVAAEINENWYASTSDADDSPSNEIYKNNPVLECVNQILLQNSLDDSSNDNSKSSEAPSPKTTTKRVQFSTLNSISYDEKVRNNNNSNNTLPRADKRSNKIVKFSLETASEHSYEVPNTAQGYQYEIQSIYSNEYEPIITKTAESKPIPLPRTVPAIPINNQDNAPKIRGSIVKNIAANIENRSNNAPERKSENDLGAMKIFNKRKVPRTPPALPPKPKNLSAKWKAENSVKPAIEPIDSEAVAANQRVADVKMRKVGQVATINNVEPDYCSISEINVPVVSHGKRELLLTQPTVEIHNEQYPIHAVSQRNSVAKVVSLPRIQNKISDKDIPKLPQVTEIIIPDEDEKPNEENRSFQQTTESYLTNFNMHPLQPKLDPRASIQMGNTVSSILSEINKGGKSGAKQINLTELDNQFSHGSEKVQASNAELHKAEYFDDIDKFDLSQNFEEFKIDDELGSIVAEEYRISSGSSDGSMSDVVTEHLLTIVPEKDQPNNNGENVKNESFLDNENLTKSLSKNAKLSNKPDLLSNIENLETESVRNSDIESSNSSGSNSGSYNTVKCEPRMILNNAESNAKTKGSFDFFLESSGLSSKSIFTPSKSYLGLRPPSANHKNVLKPRDIKMRVKNNLATNKINDKPMTTAIKYFEPYV